A stretch of DNA from Cheilinus undulatus linkage group 7, ASM1832078v1, whole genome shotgun sequence:
CTTAGCATTTATGCCATTAATATTCAGCCTGAAGCAGTGGGGATGTTTGTGAACAAGCCAGCTGTGCATGcctgctctttaatgtgaacaaTGGAAGTTGACTCCTGTTTGAGAGTTGAGTGAAATTTATACACACATGTGAGTCATAGGTCACAATATAGTTGCTATTTTAATGAAGCCATCAGTTTACAAATGAACAGCCAAAGAGCAGACGCTGAGCTGATCCAAATTATCTGACTAAATTAAAAGAGCCACTTCCACGACTACATTATGGAGACTGTGAGCATGTGCAGAGTGCCTAGTTGAGTCTGCTCTACTTGAGACGTatgcaagtgttctgttttacaTACAATTTATGCAGTCACCAGGTATCTCTGCTAGGTTATAGTCAAAGTCTAGCCCACATTGACCCCACACTCAATGCAAAGTAGCGTCTGTGCTACACAACAATGGCTGAATTTGGCGACAGTTATAACCTGTtgggtttgatttttttgtcttaacttGGTTGCTATATTTACATATTGAAAGTAGCCTTCTGACTGGCTGTCAACCTGAAATATATCATTGCCAGTGTTTTTTAAGTCTATAGATTGAACAGTGAAGCAAAACTTTGAACTTGTATAAGATGAAATTGTTATGagtaacattttctctctctgtaatCCTCCATGTTTGTATGAGTGTTGCTCACAGCGTGTGGGCCCTTTGGGAAACTAATTTTTCTTGAGTGTTTGTATGCTGTGCTTTAAACCGCTAGTTATTTTTCTATAGATTTTTGTCTGTGTAATCAATTTGTTGAAATTAAATATATTGTATTCATTCTTTTTAGGATTATCTTGGTTGattaaggttgacattttattgaCCTTAAGAGAAGACTAAGTCTGTTTTGGCTTTAAGTATATTCATGGACTGTGACAGGGATAAAAATGTGTATTCCTGTAATTTTCTACTGAGTTTAAAATCTTCCCTTGGTAAAAGCAGGATgtcaaatataatttttttttatttttttgaaggGGCAATGGGGTTAAAGGATCAGTGTTTCATTACTAAAACCTTCAAATTCAGTTTATCAATACTTTACAAATTTTCAAAGGGACTAAATAGGTATTTTATTTGTTCCTCTCAGCTCTCATTGCATATTGGTATGAATCATCCTTGTTTTTTGGTCACCTTTTACTATAAGGATTGTAAAAGACCTGtatatgaaaaatgaaatgttctGCAACAATGTAGATGTGACTAATAGTTTAGTCGAGAACTTTATAATAGCCAAGATTTAACCACTGAATTTGAGGGGGGCGGggatgttttcatgtgttttactgttgcatttatttctttttttacacacaATAAATGTTTTACATATACATTTGATTTGGTTGTGTGTTAATTTGGAATGCGTACAAAAACATTGTCATTTTACACACGCTAGCAGCTTTTCCTCAATGTTTGTGGATATAATACTTTTGCAGACAATATAATGCCTTAGAGGAAGAATCACATCTGTTAAGGAGAACTAGATTTCATGTCATTGGACTGATAGTCAGTGTACAGATTAAGAGGTGTGTTAAAGGGCTGCACTATGTTTAAATATACCTGATTTAAATGAAGCTCCTTTGTGAGGAAAAAAGAGTATGGTTTGATATGTTATCAAAAATAGCATCTGTGAGGCctctcttttatttcctttcttcttttctttcctcttttagCTTTTGTTTTCATAGCTTCCTTTAATGGCAATGTAAAGTGCATCcataaagtattcagactcccttCACTTATtccaattttgttatgttgctgcCTGATGCTAGACtcatttttctcattaatttacACCCAGTACCCTATAATGGCAAGTGaaaacaattttatttattcatttatacttatttatatttatgaaagatgaaaaagtgaaatatcacactgacataagtattcagatctCGCACTTtcaggcctcacagctgacaatgcatactaCAGCAAAAACCAatccatgaggtcaaaggaactgcctgcagagctcagagacaggattgttgtcAGGCACAGATGTGGAGAAggctaaaaaaacatttctgctgcaccaAGCATTCttaagagcacagtggcctccataattcgcAATTGAAAgaacaaccaggactctttcaagagctGATTGCCCGGCCAAACGGAGCAATCTGGGTAGAAaggtcttagtaagagaggtgaccaagaacctggtgTTCACTGACTGAACTCCAAAAGGTCCAGTGTGGCGGTAGGACAAAGCTCCAGAAGGGCAACCATCACTGCAACCCTCCACCATTCTGGGCTTTATTGCAGAGTGGATAGATAGAAGCtcctcctcagtgcaaaacacatgaaagcctgcttggagtttgcaaaaaaaacaaaacaaaacaaaacctccACATTTAAGCCAAGCAGAGTCTGCATGTATCatctgttgcccaggttcttcaccaaagatttatgggagagtggcgaAGAAAAAGCCACTGGTGAAGAAAACTATTAAATCTTCAGGTGAATTCACCAGaaggtatgtgggagactccatggtcaagtgggaaaAAATTCACCACAAAGGCAAtgtccccactgtgaagcacggtggtggcagcatcatgctttaaggatgcttctcagcagccgtccctggaaggtttgtaaaggtagaggataaaatgattGCGGAAAATCCTGGAGATCAGTCTTATTCAAGATCCAATCTATGCCAGcggcttgggagatttattttccagcaagacaatgacaatGAAGCATTCAGCGAAAGCTATAAAGAAAGGGTTTGAAGACTGTTAACAaaatgaatgttctggagttgctgagtcaaagcccagacctcaatccaatagagaatttgtggccggACTTGAAAGAGGCTGTTCATGCAGATCTGCGGGCAGCCTGAAagaacttgagcagttttgcaaagaagaattgagtaaaattgtagtgtccacatttgcaagcctgattgagaccagtccacacagactcagtgcttttaaaaatacatctgctaaatactgacttgaagggggtgaatattaaagctgttacttattttacattacatatatttgtttaattgacattactttgtagcgatctttttccactttgacatgaaagagttttttatgtaaaaacgcctaattatattgaccatgattgatttataaaatcaataacaacGGTTAAAGTTCAAGGCTCTGAATGCTGCACTGTAACGAGAACACTGTAAGTTATCTTTATATCCAGTAGTCGGCGGTAATGCAACTCCTCGGACACCAGCTGCCTGTaaaaccaacaaagaagaagaacGTGTCGGCAGCACAGACTGTAGTAGGCGGTAGTGAAACATTTGCTATGTTGACTGGCGTTAAAGATCAGCGAAAAAGAGTGGCTAATGTCCAGTCTTCCGCTTTTATGGATATGATTTATCTTGACTTTTAAACTGTTTCCAGTGTACCTTTGTCCACAATGCTGCTTGTTTTGTCTGAAGATCATAAAGAACACCTCTCCTTCCTACCAAAGGTTGACGCATCAGGTAACTAAACACTATTCTGTCACAGGTTTAGTAGGGCTTAACATTCAGGATGCTGACAGTGATGAGAATCCTAACATTTACCCGCTGACTGTCAGCTGAGTGCACTGATCGTAATCGTGGGATGGAAAGCTTGTAATGACGGCACTTTACAAAATAAGTAGTTTGTGTGAAACATCGCTAGTCTAACGTTAATGCACATAAACAACAATAGACCAGTATCAACCTTACAGCGTGTCGAGTTTTATGTCACATCAGCAATAAAAGCTCATTTATATCTGAGAAAGGGGGTCGGACGAAGTGAATGAACTACATTATTGGAGAACCAGAGACGCTTTTATATACGAAAACCTCTCTGTTGGCGTCCTCATTTTCTTGTAAATAGTTCTCATAGTATTAAAGGAAAGCTGATTTGAGTACCCCCTGTGTGAGTGTTTAATAACATGAAGCTTGTTTTGGCTACGAGTAGCTAAAATCAACTAGAATTGTACTTGTACAATTAGGCTATACATAGTACAATGTGATGTGTTACATGGCTGTGAGACTGCTTTGAGATACAGTGccagtaaaaagtattcacccacatgcatttacccttttattgattggATAAGTCAGTGATGgccagtataatttggcttttagacaaaaaaatacaaaaaaacccccaaacaaacaaacaaacaaaccaaaaaaccaaacagattcctacaaagtaatgtgaCTGAAGTGAGAATATGTcagttaaaataagtgactgcataaatattcacccccttcaggTCACTATAGCAGATGCACCttttgctgcaatcacagcactgagtctgtgtggatagatctcaatcaggcCTGCACCTTTGGGCACAACAATTTTACTTCTCTCCTCTTTGaaaaacagcccttttcaagtccagccacaaattctctattggattgaggtctgggatTGACTTGGCTACTCCAGATTtccctttgttgtctttaaacaatttctgtgtagcttttgctgtatgctttgggtttTTGTCTTGCTGGGAAAGAAAAACCTTTTTCTCCCAGtcttctccaggattttcctatattttgccacgttattttaaccctttaccttcACAAGCATTCATGGGctggctgctaagaagcatccccaccaAAAACCCAcctccatgcttcacagtggtgggtttttggtgatgtgcagtgtgttTGGTGTCAAACATAGCATTTGGTccgatggccaaaaagcatgattttggtctcatcacacCTAAGAACTTTATCCCACTTGACTATGGTGTCTCCCACATGCCCTCTGATAAACTccagtcaagatttaatatgagttgtcttcaacagtggctttctctttttgtgaaagtggcaaaaaggcgtgaaagtggaagaaaatagGTTTATATTGGGGGGGcaaagggttaaagtggtagAAAGGGGCACAATGGGCAAAAGATGGCaacaaattggttaaaaagaaaaaggaaaagaagtggcaaaaaagggttagaacTGGAAAAGATGAGTCAAAAATGGGGGGGAGtaaatgtgagagaaaaaagttttaaacaatggcaaaaagcttcaaaatgggttaagggtgacaaaaagaagtggtcaaatggttaaaaaagtttttttttttttttttaaaaggcgaAGAATTGGTcaaatggcaaaataaaaggttttaaaaaagtgtcataaaagtagaaaaaaactgCTTGTCACTGCCATTTTCATGCAATATTAActgcattttcatttattttaggttttttcaAGCTTGAGTCTGTAAACTACTGTCTGTGAGAACTCAGATAGCACCTAAAGAAAAGCTTAGCTTGATAGAAGATCCTCTCATCTGCAACTAAGAATCTGTACACAGTTATGAGGGTTAATGAATAAGATTTGAAACCAAGGTTCTGACACCACAGCCTTGATTTGTAAAAGAGATgtttatgaaaatgaaatggaagATAGAAAACATACATGCCTCATAGGGTCATCAGTTTTCCAAGTACTGTCTCTGATAAATATGTCCTTAGTGTATAGTAGTTGCATTATTGGTCATTACACATAAAGTCAAATTCTTTatctatatttttaaatctcaaaaatgaatttaacagagatgttttttgtgtttagtAAACTAAGGATATGTGTCTCATGTTTTTTCCTAGTGGTTGGAGAGTTTGGTCGCATAGCGCTAGAGTTTCTTCGGAGAGGAACCAGCACCAGGATTTATGAGGGAGCAGCCAGTAAGACTTCTCTTATTTGCTACTCAAGCATCGACTTTTATAATTGAACTACTGCTGAAAACACGTCTACAAAATGGGCTAGAGTTGAATTCATCGTGGACAGCATGTCTTAATACAACCTCACATTTATACTTCTTTTTATTAATGCATAATGTAAATACACtatttattaaagtttctaGAACTAAAGTATTATTGAGTGACAGGGGCACACAACGTATGTACATTGTGTTAGATTTGCATGTTATGGTGTGACTTGGACAGCATGGGTAGGTGGTTCATCCCACAATTGTCTTTTCTTTAATTATCTTTCAAATTTCTCTCACTATCATCTTCCTGTAGTAACTGTcatctttgagattaaaaatttcTTGGCTGAGGAGGCCTGGAAAAACATAGTTTCTTTTTTACTAGCAGAATTTCAAAGCCAAATAAAAATCCTAATTATGGACTGCTTGCAGGAAAGCTGAGTGTTCCTGTTGAAATGGTACAGCATGGAGTTGAAGGCCTGATGTTTCTGATGACAGAGAGCTCCAAACACATGGTGACTTGCACACTCTCACACTTCTTTCTGCACATGTAGTGGTTCATCAATTCTGTTTGTTATTGTCTAGATTACCGTGAATTTTTATTCCTCTGAATTTAAGATTCTAAGACtctatacattttttcattgtgaTACATAGAAAGTTTCTTAAAATTTTGGATAGAAagtttagttaaaaaaaaatcagaaatgaacaGGGGCATTGCCATAACCTTGACATGAGTCTAGTTTTACAGGTGTGCCTACAGGTAAGGCTCCTTGCATaactgatggattggccaggaTCCTTGTCTGTCACCCAATGGATCCATTTTTCAAAGCTTCATGCTTACGGGGCCTATATAAGGTTTTCTCCCCCTTGtatattttagctttttactgatttataaatcaatcatggtcaacataattttgctgtttgacaaaaaatacaatctcTTGTAcctttttacaaagtaatgtcaataaaataagattttgCAAGGTACAATAAGTGAtcacataaatattcaaccccttcaagtcagtggctgcaatcacagcactgagtctgtgtggataggtctcagtcaggcttacacgtctggacactgcaattttactccgttcttctttgtaaaactgctcaggTTAGACAGGGATGGGGCATGAAAAGCCCCGgataagtccagccacaaattctctgctGGATTGAAGTCTAAGTGTAGTGTTtggtctgatggccaaaaaaatgtccagtttcactaattgtgagactaccagcTCCGATTGACTGGACCTTTGTTGAACATTAAAGAGGGTTATATTGACCgtgattgatctataaaatcaataagggtaaaacatccaagggggtgaatgctttttatatGCCCTGTAAAATGCCCTGAAATAACTTAACTCACAATTTTTATATATAACACCAAATATTAATTCATGTTTGTCCCATTCAAATAAATGCTACATCTCAGTCTGACTGCTTAAATTGTGTCCATTAACCTTGCCTTTGTTATGTTCTTTAATATCTTTGCACATGCATTGTATGGTCAGATAAAGATGTGTGCACCTTGACTGACTGGCTGAGGCAAACAACTACAAGGagtttttctgtgttcttcatGTCATGCTAAaagttaaaatgccaaaaatctaaatttcaaaGGGCTTTTAGAGTCATTAAACAATCTAAGGGCGCAAGTGTTTCAAAAGTAATTgttgcatgtctgtgtgtgcttgtgtgttttaGATCTCTGAAGTGGATTTCTTGGACTCTGTGTTGGTTTTGGGGTTTGGTGAAGAGCTTAACCAGTTACTCCTAAAGGTAACAtctaattatttaattaatctCAGATATTGGATCATTGCTGCACACTTGTTAATCATGGAGTTTTTGTTGCAGCTCTACCTGCAGCACCACAGTCAGATTCGCAGCGTCCTGAGTCAGCTTCCTACCAGTGTGCCTGCATATCACAACTTGGAATGGAGACTGGATGTACAGGTAGGaattttgtgtgtgcatgtattttGAAACATGATTTTAAGCAGCTGGAAGCTGCTAATGAGAATTTTTATGTTATACTCTACTGTGTGCTGTCTAGATATGTAATTGTTTACCCACATTTCTCGAAATGAAAACCCCCCCACAATGTACACTATTTCATGAGACGGGTGCATAAGAGGGCAGGAAAACTCCAAGTAAACTTCCACTTACTGTCTTAGAAAATAATCAGTAATCTGCCACATTTTGGTGCTGGACCTTTATGCCTGGTGAAGGTTTATATTTAGAACAAGAACACATGCACTGCATTCCTGAGAATGTCCCAGTGCTGTAAGGGAAAGATGCATGTGCAAAGTGCAGACTACCAGCAGATGTTTTCCTGCCAGCTCTCCACCAAAAAGTCTGCATGCAATCAGGATGAGTTGATGCAAGAAGTGATATAGCAATGTTGTTTATAATAAGcctatatttgtttatttttgcttaCCTTCACTAATTTTTGCTCACTTTAAATACTCTTTACTACTTACCTCAGTTTTTTGCACTGCACAGGACTTAAATGTCATGTATTgtttaatcattattttttttctttgtttttattccacttctcttcttctgcttttaTCTCCTTCCTGCCAGTTGGCGAGTCGTTCAATCCGTCATCAGGTTGTTCCTAAATTGACAATGCGTCTGCTCCTAACAAGAGGCAGCGACAGCAGAAGTgatcacagcagcagagttcTCCAGACGGACCCAAGTACCCTCCTTCACCTCATCACCACACTGGAGATTGCTCTGGCTGCCATGAAAACCAGCCATGCTCGGCGCATATTACGGAACATCAAATAACTCTGTGCCATTCTACAAGTAAGAAGAGTGCCCCTTGCCAACAGAAAATCATCACATTGATGCCTCTAATCTGGAATATAGCAATGTCTCTTTATATAgtacttcagtgtttttttatgttaaaataggCTTTTGCCTATTTGATCTGTCATAACTTTTATTATCCTTGAGTTTGAATCCTTTCAGCATTGTATTGATTGTTGACAGTTGTGCTCTACAGTGCTCCTGATGTTCTATTAAAGTGTTTGGCAGAAACGAGTATCCTGTAATATTTATCAAACTCAAGTAAGAAGTTACTGGCAGATTTGATCTATAGAGAGCTCATTCTTAGGGACCTACATGCAGACAGCAATCAGTGGTTAAGATTTTTGTCGCTAGGGCAAGTTTCAATGTGTATCAGTAGCTCATCCCTGCTTTGGAGAGGTCAAGAAGGCACACAGATGTTATCAAGTCTGGGTTTTAATAACCTCCTGAGAGCGTAGCTTTTTGTTTagtttgcatttttagtttctcccacttatgtGGGATAATTGGGACCTGATGAGTTCAAACGCTCcaccttgtctttgaacaggaaggtttctgcagaaaatacaacaCTAGATAGATTTCAGATATTTTGAGTGTTGGCCAGTTTTGgggggtcttcagtcagtcagtcaggaaTGGTGTCAGTCATTGGGAGGGGGGGGTCATTTTGGTGATTGACCACGAACAAAATTTACtcagaaattttaaaatcatcagaaattttcctttccaaaatctaGAGAATGTCCCTAAACTTTCTGTGAATTCTTAAACCTCCTTTATAAGTATCATGTAAATTCCTGCAAAACTTCAAGAAAATTGCCCCCAAGAATTCTTCTTCAAAATTCCATAAAAGGGTACATTCTCTAAAATTCCATAAATTACTcgataaaatgataaaatggcTCTACTTAACTTAGAAACGGTTTTTACCAGATATCAAACCAGGGAAGATTCTCATTACCCCATTGTATAGGGAACTTTGACAATGGATTAGCCAACTCAAAATCAAGTTTAAAGTAGGCACATTGCTTTGAAAAACGGAAGTTGTCGCAGTGGTTGTTTGCGCTGAATTCATCGGTCTGCGACGCTATTTGATTAGTTATTTCAGTATATGTTGGTCCCattgcaaacaaacatttcagagcCAGTTTTAAGGCTAagatttttcacacttttgcTTAGAAGGAGACCAAATTTTACAATTAACACACTCTGCCTGCAACTCTTGTTCAATCTAGGCTTCCGTGCTTTTACCATAAAGTCCCAAATACACGCGCACTCAAAAACGAGGTGGTTTTTGTGACCACCTAAATGTGGGGGGAACGCTGGGGTGAAGTTTCCTGTGGGATTAATCTGATTGTGGGCTAACACCCGCTTAAGTAAACTTATCCTACAAGTAAGGCAGTTAACTAGATATCCTGCACACAtgctttgtctttttatttatttttctgtcttctcgGCCAATGCGTATGGTCACATAACGCAGGACGTAGACGACGGGATCTGAGTGCGTCAGGCATCACCTGATCGTCTCAATTCTACACAGGAAGTGGATTTCCAATTTCAACATGGCTGCGGTCTGAAAATAAAGGAGGAGTTGTTTTAAGCAATGAAATAATCTGGGTCTTTTAAACTACAGGACAGTAAACTTAGTACAGTGTGTTAGGTAGTTCTGACGCTGGTCCAAGATGGCTCAATGTGTGCAGTCAGTGCAGGAGTTTGTTCAAGACTCGTTCGTTCCGATGGTTGCCGTCTTGTGCAGTGAAGAAGCGGAGAGAGTGACTCGCAAGAACAACCTGAATTTCGCTGAGCTTCTAAGGCCTTTCTGCAGACTGACGTCCGAAGGTAAGAACGGCGTTTTTGAACTCATGACGGTCCTACATGACAGACACAGTCATAACTGTCATTAACCGTTCTGAGTTAGGCGTTTATAGCCCTAACGGGCTGAAGTTGATATTAGCATTGCGCTACTAGCTGCCAAGCTGACTGTATTGTAACAAAGCAGCTGTGAGGTGACAGGAGGACAGATGTTTGTTCAGACTTTGACATTTGAGAAGACCGAGTGACACCCGAACATTCAGCTTTTGAGAACTTCTTTCAGCCATTACCTTTAAATTGCCGTTTATGTCAGCAGATGCTGAAGAACCCTGAACAAGTTAATAGGCTAACGTTAATAGGTTTAGTTTCAGTGACACATGGAGGCAATTTTCTACCTGTGTCTCCATCTCCTGTCAGTGACTGAAATAGCTCTAGTCAACACGGAGAAATTGCTTTGTCAGCATGCTTTGATGTACAAA
This window harbors:
- the commd2 gene encoding COMM domain-containing protein 2; translation: MLLVLSEDHKEHLSFLPKVDASVVGEFGRIALEFLRRGTSTRIYEGAARKLSVPVEMVQHGVEGLMFLMTESSKHMISEVDFLDSVLVLGFGEELNQLLLKLYLQHHSQIRSVLSQLPTSVPAYHNLEWRLDVQLASRSIRHQVVPKLTMRLLLTRGSDSRSDHSSRVLQTDPSTLLHLITTLEIALAAMKTSHARRILRNIK